The genomic stretch GTTTGAGGATCCCTGCATGCAGAAAAGAGGGTGATGCTTTATACGTATTCAAATAGGCAGTGCATGAGGTTTCTGAGAAAAAGTGTATAGCTAGGTTGTATAATCACCTCCACATCAGACATCTTGATATCCTTGTCTTTTGAATCAGAGCTCTTTTCACTGGGTTTCAAACCAAGTTTTTTACCTTCCTCATCCCTCAGTCTCTGAAAGTTGAGGTTGGAAATAATTAGGACCAGTACAACAGAATAACAGTCGATGTTTTTTACCAAATGTTAACATAagttcatcaaaatcaaagagaAGTATATACCTGACGAGGAGTTTCCAATGTTTTGCGAAGATCATCTGAACACAGATCAAAAATATCCAATTGCAAAGGGTAATCGACTTTCTAAGACAATAGAAAACAGTTTATTAGGCAGTGTTGCTAATAACAGTTTCATAATAAGATAGCACTGCAGTAaacttgccaaaaaaaaaaaaaaaaactgtaaagcATACTCAACACATATGTAGAAACTCTTTTAAGGAAATAACTTCTTTTTCCACCTAAAATGATATGGAAGGAGACAAACGACAAATTTGTACatcagaaggaaaaaaaaaggcattaCCCGCAAAATCTTGGCCTTCTGATTTGATTCCCTCTTCCAGAAAAAACGTACAAACTGAATGGTCAGGTACCTagacggaaaaaaaaaactaactgtAAGATTCCccttttgtaatatttttttgagTTAAGTCAAAAGGGCAGACTACACACAATTAGCCACCCATCCAGAACTTGGGGCCTGTTTGATAACCATATCAATTTTAgctcataatttttattttttgtgctaGAAATAGAAATAAAGCATAGGGGAGAATGAGGAATGGAAAGGGACGAACAGAGATGgtgggagggagagagaaatgaagattgtatgaaaacaaaaacatgaaagTGAAAACAATTTGGAATTGTTTCCAGTATTTGGTTGtttggttttcattttgtgtGTGTATGGACTCCTATGGAGCATTTCATACATAGTCCTTTTCGCATTTCTTCCACCATCCTTCCTTTACCTTTCTTATTTCCACCTTTCTCCTACATTCTTCATagcacaaaaaatgaaaactaaaactaaaaccgAAATGATTAACAATCAGAACCTTAAATAAGCGCACAAGATACTAAGCGCACTATGTAATAGTGCAAATCATTACATGTTGGTGACTAACAGGTTAGAATCAAGAATAATGCATTAATATACATGTAGTCATTTTTGTACCTTGGAAGGCCATTGATAAGAGACTCCTTGACATACATGGCACTACGCCCCAAGGAAGGAGAATTTTTTTCCAGTTCTGATTTTAAACCCTGCATGAAGAAGTGTAATATATGAGGACCCTGTAATTACTATCGAGTATCATGATAATATCATCACACGTTCTAGCACGCGCACACAaaatgaaatgaagaagattATTCTTACATGTTTTAACCCTTCATGCAAATGGTTCACCTCATGTGATATGTGGCACTTCAGAGAATAAACTGACTCTGCTTCTGAGCTTTCTTCCCCACTTTCTATGCAGTGCACCCTAGCAGTCCACCACATCAATAAATGTAACAAATGGTAGAAAAATCTCAGCTTCATTAAACTTATAACTCATAAATGAAATATGAACTTCAACAAGCAAGTAATATATCAAGCCAGCAAGAAGAAACTGAACAAATTATTCAAACGTtaactgttaaaaaaaatttaagccaGTCATAAAAACTGAagtatatattattaatttcataattAAACTGAAAAATGTTAGGTAATCTCAGACTGCAACTGAGTGTTAGTCAATATCTAATTAGAATACAGTAAATTGATAAGTTGCAGATGTCTAACCTGCTAACAAGTTCAATGCCAAAAAGTGCTTTAACAGAGTCTGGACTTTCACTGCAAGAAAACATTATTCAGTATAATTTCCAATATATGTACAGCAGAACAAAGACTGGCAACCGAAAcaaagagaacaaaaattgCTACTGGACCTAAAAGAACTTAGGAgttcaaagaaaacaaagacaaaAATTGCTTACAAAAGTATTAGTACACAAATTTAGCATACATAACAATCAAAGTGGACTCAGTTTCCATAGATCATTAGGTTAAGCCTAAGGTCATTAAACCACTCTCAACTCCTAACTTCCTACACATATCTAaaaccagaaaaataaaataaaaaacacaccTAGAACCGGACGATCTTAGAGATTGAGAAAGGGTGTATAAAAGCTGTGACCAACATTCTTCAGCATCCTGTTATGcattaagaacaaaaaaaaatcaataaactaCCAAAGTAGCTAGACCGAAAAAATGCAGCCTTACAACAGGataaaatcccaaattgaaaacCTGTTGCATGAAGGTACCATTATGCTGCTGACCAAATTGAGGATACTTTTTGCGCAATACCTGCAGATATAACAACAAACCAACTTGTTATTCGTTCCGCCTGTACTAGTAAGAAACTACCAATACACTAATGATTATTAGGCTCCATGACATAGTTTCTAtccaaagtaaaatgcaagaaTTAAGAATATACAATACAAGTTTCTCAAGCTTCATGGACAGATGAAAAGTAGTtcaagaatttaattaaaacagtgAATAAAGATAACAAACCATCCAAAATTGCATGGGTGCCACAGCCTTGACACTTTTATCCAGTTCACTAAATAAATCACGAGTTGTAATAGTCAACATATGAGAAGTCTGATCCACATCATTGCTTCTTCCAGAATGTGAATACCTGAAGAAATAATACATTGTCATCACTAGTCTGATAGGAAAAACaattgtaagaaattgaaattcatTCTTTAACTGAAGAATCTAACTTACTTGATCAAAGCTGATTTCAACTCTGGAACAGAATGCAGACATTGTATGGTGGAGTTCATATAGCAGGTGTTTCCCAAGTTAAATAGACCAGCACCATAACCCTGGAAATAAAAGTAACATAGGTCGAAATAATTTATACACATggcaaaaagaaaaggaaaaaatattgaaacccaaaataaaatcatgaaaTTCAGAAACACATAAAAAATCTAACAAGTTAAAATTActgaaataaaaagagaaaaggacACAAAAGTTCATTTTACGACTGAACCTTCAAAGATATAAAAGTGGCATAATTGAGAATGCTCTGAAGCCATTATTTCTGATAATGATTCACATGCAAATGAGAATAAAATAATGTGTTGGCACTACTAGCCAACAAGGAAACTTACCAGAACAGTCCAGCACAAAATCCTCATTAATGTCATAATCacaaaaaagtaagaaaaaaataaaaatgttacaGAGCCACTAGCATATCATAATAACAGCACAAGGTCAAATTAAAAAGATGACAGAAATTTGCAAAACTCTAAATGAAAGAGATGGGAGAAGTTTGCAGAAAAATATCACATGTATGTCATAATAACAGCACAAGGTCCACTAAGAAGAAAAGACAGCTTTTTAAATCTGCAAAACACAACTACATAGTACTTACCAAGTGAAgagcttgttcttcttctgggAGATCTTCTGCAAATACAATAGCCTTCTCTGGAGCCTTGACAACCTCATCTGCTGTCCCCATCATCATCAATTTTTGACCCTACAAAATGTATATATTATCgatcatttctttttcttgtaggAAACAATGAAGATTTGTGATTAAAGCAACAATAAATAAGAAGAAGATACATATAATACTAATTGTGATTCGCTTAACAAAAACCCACGTCTTTTACTCCTAGAGTCGACCAGTCTGCATCATCCTACATTTAAAAAacatacaaacacacaaaaggTTAGGCATATAATATCCAAATTCATCTTTGTACAGGAAGTTTTAATTGGCGTGTGAAAAAGGATTTACTTGACCATTCCAGCATCAAGAACAAgacatatgtatatatggacAATTTCACTACGCCTGAGCGATCTATTTACCTTCAATAAACCACCTTTAACCATTATCTTCTGTCTTTCAGGAGGTACCCCTGTTAAGTCGTATAGTTGGCATTTAAATACATAAGGTGGCTGAGTAGTATCAATTTCCACAGCTTTCAACAGCTCCTTTTGCCATTTTACACTCACTGAAAATGAGTAATAAACCACAAATGTCAATAACAGAATCTACCAACCCAAGTAACAAGTTACAAATCTGCAGAACAACATATCTTATAAGAATCCATCTATACCATTCTCAGACTAAGCTAATAGCATCTGGAAAGAATAAAAATTCGGTACCCAACTAAGACTAGTTCATTCGAATCTAACAAAAGTCTGAAGTCTAGTAGCATGGGCTTGTAATGAAGTGGGGCATTAAAGCAGTTGCGTTCTTGATGGAACTTAAATCGGATGGGTAAAGGTGTTGCAATCTGTTCACTGTGAAGTCATATAAGCATGCCCTATGCCTACTCAGGTTAGTACAGCACCACACCCTTAATGTTTGGTTAGTAACCAAAACACAAGCGGaatgtttaattaaaaaaaaaaaaaaaagaaaaaaaaaaactggagtCTTGTAAAACTGCGTTTTCAGCAACACCTTAAATTCTTCGCTAGTATGCTATGCAACATTGTTGCATAAGATGAATACAGCAAAGAGAAGCCAAATTAACTGAGAAATTTATATGTGCAACTGAACCGGTCCACTTGATATATAAAAACCCACATGAGAAATCCCAAATTTCAGCTAAGTTAAAACTAGTTAATCCTCTAATGGGATTCTTCGATTGTATGGTATGAACATTGTTGCATAAGATGAAATAGCAAACACACCTAATTGACAGAGAAATTTATATGCGTAACTAAACCACTCCACTTAAACACGAAAACCCACATCAGAAATCCCAAAACTACAAGGACACAGATCCTAATTTCCAAATACAACCTACAAATCGAGCTCAAATTACTCAAAAAAAGACGGACGAACAAACTGCTTAGGCGCATCAAACACCACAAATCTCCGGTAACCTAGATCACAGAACTGAATGAAAACCCCTAAGTTCGCCCCCAAAGTGAAACATTACACGCCAGAAATGCTCGAAATTAAAAACAATCAAGTAtaaataccaatttgaaatacagataaaatcaataaaatataatataaaattaagctCGATCAGCGCTCTTACCGTTAAGCATGGCGGAAAAGGTTTGGAGCTTCGAAGATCGGTGAGTAACGGAGGTTCGGGTTTTTGCAGAGTTTATTGGCTTGTAGAACAGGCAAAGAGAAATGTGCTTCAATGTTCCAGGCTTTCTGGCTTTTGTTTTAAAGTGGGCAAGTCCGACCCGAGTTTTCGACTCCGTGTCGGTAACAAAAACCTAACAGCATCTCCAACGTGAAAGACAAACTTGGGTGGAAATGTCACTACCAGCATAGAAAATCATCTCAACCGAAATGTTATTTGCGGATTGAATTGAAGTCtttgtaaatatgaattatttGACGTCGACAtccattcattttttattagtttaatgaTGAATTTCCTATTTCACTAGcatttcaactaataaaaattttgtttcaatgaCAATTTGGTTGGAGAAACACAAAATTTAACATAAGATTTCAAGTTGCCTCATCAACTATCAATTTTAATTTGACTGCTTAATTTGACATTTCCATTGAAAATGATctaatgagattttttttttttgggggggggggagggggggggttTCAAAATGTTTAGGTGAGAGGAGGCTGGAACCTATTAGGCTGAAAGAATAATTGatatttttgaacaaattatattatctacactaagaggtgAGTAAGTAGACTAAGTCTCACAacgggctagtaataatgtggttcaaattcacaatTAACGAGAATTTAACCTAAGACTtatcacttataaataaatcAGCAATGGATTTGTCTTTGTTAACAATAACATGGCCTATGGatagtttggtttggtttgattttgacCATACCACTATTGAAACCAAACCAACTAAGCCATTATTAATCAGTTTGGTTTGGTTGGTTTAAACCTATTCCAACACATCAATTAAACGTCcagtattttatatttttaattttctgaaattcaaaCCTCTCACACATTCCAATTCAATCAAAATATTAAGTTTTTGAAACATAAAATTTACATCAAATCAACCAAGACTAAGTTTTAGCTAAATTAAATTTCACGTTAGCAAACGATTTTGTTAGTTGCAATCTCATATAAGCATAAAATGCAGACAAATTTCTAATTGTTACCAATCGTTACAACTTGTAATATGTGTATGGTAAGACATCAAAATAACCTAACGTTgacatttttataataaataaaataaataattacaagAGATATGGTAGGTCCGGTTTAGTTTTGATCAGTTTTAAAAGTATAAAAATTGAacgaaactaaaaataaatcgATTCGATGCAGATTTaaattatttgacttttctattagtcaaaaccaaaccaaaccgaccAAAATGATTCTAATTTGTTAGTTTAGTTGCTTCGGTGCCCACTCATAATTTATGTGTTCGAAAAAGCATTTACATATTGTATGTTTTGAGCTTAGATGTGCTcattgttgaaatttttatttatttatttattacttatATGTTAAGGTTCACGTGTTTGACGGTGTCGATGCTAATTTTAGTGACAGAAAGGGCGAACACAGGATAACACAGTTTAATATGGGGTTGGAATCACAGTTGGTATCGAAAAtttttgatgcaattttggtcggaaggtttCATGAAATTGACGATggtttcttgtgattaataattgtaatttcacttaagatgaacaccatGTCTTAAGgtttgcatgatttttcaaagggttttcgcAAAACATAATGAGCCtctcatgtttatatttgatccaAACGTCCGGACGGAGTGCTTGTTAGATATACGTTATATGTTGGAGGTTCTAAATagatatatattaggaaaaacATAGAATTGCTAGGTAATAGAGGAACCTTAGTGCTTTTATGAATTGATATTtaaaaactcttttcttttattaattttggacgaatttactatttttttaattaaaattcgtttttaatattaccCAATTTCCAAATCATACTtctaaatttttagttttaagtagtTAATTAGGATtgtttttacataaattatttaaatagtCCTTGTGGAGAATAACCTTGCATAAGCATTTATACTACAACATTCTTGTACTCTTGTaagtattttgtgtgattttaaccTTTTTTTCGTAGGTACTAAAAATCCTAAACAACGACGTAGGAATCATAAACATGTCTAATTAACTAGGAGAGTAACATACTTCTAATAtaagggtggtgctatttgtatactatctttttttttttttttttgaacaaatactAGTATCTACACTGAGGGAagggtgtgacatcccacatcacccaggggagtgatccttatatgtatattctcatctctacctagcacgaggccttttgggagctcactggcttcgggttccgtaggaactccgaagttaagcgagaagggggctagagcaatcccatgatgggtgacccactgggaagttgctcatgagttcccaaaaacaaaaccgtgagggaatggtaagcccaaaacggacaatatcgtgctacggtggtggagcgggcctgggaagtgatccgtcccgggccgggatgcgacaatttggtatcagaacctaaccctggccgcgtgtgtgccgatgaggacgtcgggcccctaaggggggtggattgtgacatcccacatcgcccaggggagtgatccttaaatgtatattctcatccctatctagcacgaggccttttgggagctcactggcttcgggttccgtaggaactccgaagttaagcgagaagggggctaaagcaatcccatgatgggtgacccactgggaagttgctcgtgagttcccaaaaacaaaaccgtgagggaatggtaagcccaaagcggacaatatcgtgctacggtagtggagcgggcccgggaagtggtcccgcccgggccgggatgtgacaaaggGGGTAAACATAgcttcacaatgggctagcaatatatggtttaaattcgcaTTTGACGAGAGTCTGAGAGTCGAacataagatctctcacttacaagtaaataggaatatcactagaccacaGTATTAAGTTGCATCTATATACTATCTTTTAGCTTCCACATATACTCTCAATTTTGagtatcaaattttttaaatattttgtcgtcaaattgaatgaattgaaaaattataaaaattaaaattaaattaaagggagTTGTctatatgtgaaaaaaaaagaagaagcactacccttaattttttagaaaaaactAGTGAAAATGGCTTGGAAATTGAGCCCACTAATCAATGAATCCggactgttgaaatttgatctaatgactacaattattataacttttagatgaGCTCTCTGTTTGtagtcgttagatcaaatttcaatgatccgaatTCTTTGAATAATGGGCTTAGTTTATTGGGATATGGAGGGGATTCAGTTTCGAGCAAAAGAACTAGATCCCCTCCGGATCCAAGGAAACTGACCCCACTAATCAATGAATTCGacccattgaaatttgatcaaatgggtacaattattataacttttaaaggggctccctatttgtagctgttggatcaaatttcagcAAATCAAATTCATTGATTAGTGAGCTTAGTTTATTCacattatttctaaaactacAGCAAAATgatacactatttctgaaactaaaccaaaatagcccgcattatttatgaaattacagCAACATAATgcacactatttttgaaactgaatCAAAATAACCCACACCTATTTATGGAAGTGAACTAAATAAacattatttttgaaactacaacaaaataaccgacattatttctgaaactgaaccaaaataaccacactatttctggaactacaataaaataacatacattatttttgaaattgaaccaaaataatcCACACTATTCTGGAACTACAGCAAAATAAACCGTATCATTTCTGGaactatagcaaaataaccacACTATTTCATAAACTGAAGCAAAATAATCCACACTATTTATGgaattgaacaaaataaacactatttctaaaggaaagtgttattggcactccaaaaatatctatctacactcctcacaagtgtatttttctttccaaatatagaaagtttgaagtgtaaaatgagatttttggagtgccaataacagttccctttctaaaaatacaacaaaataagAACGATGTTGAACGACAAACAcccaaaacaaattcaaacaaaaattctttttctttcccaaaactaaaaaaaaaaaagaaaattaattaccaaataaGTGTTAATGTGCCAAATGTAGAAATAAACAGCAAAGATATTGTACAATAAAAACCACCTCCATCTCCCAAGCTACTTTCTGTCCTACCTAGTGTCGGTTTATTGTAATTCCCCCGCCTCCTCCTCTCTCTAGGGCTAATTGAAATGCTTATGGCTGCGAACAAACCCAATGGTACCTTTTAGCCAATTGGAAACCGATAAAAAAAGGTGAGTCGCTAGTTAGTTAAGGATAATTatggaaaaagaaatattttattgCAGGTTGGGCTTTAATTCGGTCCGTAATTTTAATGTTTGTAGGGCTGATGTATAAATAGTTGTGTTTTTATGGTTAAATCTCAAAtccttttaattaaataaaaatttaagatgattttttattaaaaaaaaaagttgcccTAAtaccttttcattaaaactccctatttTTAAATTCCACTTGGTTCGCTCTGTTTGTGACTCGAAAAATTCACAACAAGAATCCcaattccaaattccaaatccaGTTCCACCTCCCGTCTTCCCTGAACCTCTCACCAATGTACTCATCCAAGTCCGGCCGAgttggcggcggcggcggctcAGGCCGCGGACCCGGAGCCGGCAAGCTTGGCCGACCCTCCTTCCCTCCACCCCACCGCTCCTCCGCCCACACCACCAGCCGCCTCTCCCTCGGCGGCGGCTCCAATCCCAGAGGCCGCAACTCAGGCCCCCCCACGGCATCAGCCGCCCCGCCGGCCGTGGAAGAGCAGTTCAATTTAGTCCCCGGCCGCAACCCACTTGCTTTCTCTGTGATCATTCGTATGGCGCCGGACTTGGTCGAAGAGATCAAGCGCGTCGAAGACCAAGGTGGGGCGCCCCGCATCAAGTTCGGTCCGTTGCCTAATAACCCAATGGGCAATGTGAGTTTCTTGTATTTGAACTGGGAATTGCTTAAATTTTGCTaattttgttgggttttggATTTCCTAGTGTTTGTACTTTGCTTGTGTGTGTCTCTGGGTTGTGTTTCAATTGTTCATTGCTCAAGTTTTTCGGTATCGTGTCAATTGTTTAAATCTTGTTGCTTTATGAAGTTTCATGGAGAAGAAATTTTGGGCATTgcttaatttcttcaatttttcgtTAGGTTCTGTACATTCTGGTGTGTGGGAatactattcaatttttttcatgagCTTATACTTGGTTTGTGTTCTTCTTAGTTAGTCTTCAATTGGGTTTTGCATAAATCAGTTTTGTACTTTTTCGTTTGGGTGTATTGTggttttttttactttgaagttattcttatatttttttttcttgggaaCTTTGAGTTCTCTTGTGGAAGTGGTACATTCGGGTTGGCGTTGCTTATATAGGTGAAATGTTGTTCCTTTTTGGGGTTATTTGTTACTCTTATGCAGAATTATTACTTTGAAGTTATTCTTTTGGCAAGGTTGATGTTTTGCAGAGTTTTTGCTTTAGTTTTATCATGGCCACATAACAAAATTTGAGTGCTTTTAATTCTCTCCATTGGAATATGGAATTTTTGTTAATACTTGTTAATCTAGATGTGGTGATTAATCTTAATGTTTTTATTGCTTTGAATGGTTCAATATTGCTTCAGGTTATTGATCTGGGTGGGAAGGAATTTACATTTACATGGGACAAGGAATTGGGTGACCTCTGTGACATTTATGAAGAGCGTGAAAGTGGTGAAGGTGGAAATGGTTTGCTAGTTGAAACAGGATGTGCATGGCGCAAAATTAATGTGCAGCGTATCTTAGACGAGTCAACCAAGAACCGTGTTAAACAGCGGTCAGAGGAAGCTGAGCGCAAGAATAAATCCCGCAAGTATGTAGTCTGATTGTTACCGTGGAGTTCCTTTGCTTTTTGATTATTCAGTAGTTTTATGCATATTCATTCTTCAGTTTCTTTTACTTTGGCactattaattttctttaacggCATCTGCTTTGGTTGCTTCAGGAGGTTGCAACATAGAACACTATTTTTGGTGGTACTTAGGTGCTAATACTATCATTATAATTGCCTTTAACATCCAAAATTCCTCTACACCCATTCCAAATGATAGAACAACTTGTTTTTCATCCATTTCAGAAGATTTGTCCTAGCACATCTTCAAAATCTATCTTCAATTGCCATCATTCTTGTGTAGTTCTGGTTACCAATTAGTTGCATTTTTTTCTAGAAGTAATTTGATGATTTTAGTTTCATGACTAGTTTCAAGACTTATTTTAGTACAATTATCAG from Pyrus communis chromosome 7, drPyrComm1.1, whole genome shotgun sequence encodes the following:
- the LOC137739237 gene encoding ubiquitin carboxyl-terminal hydrolase 6-like, producing the protein MLNVSVKWQKELLKAVEIDTTQPPYVFKCQLYDLTGVPPERQKIMVKGGLLKDDADWSTLGVKDGQKLMMMGTADEVVKAPEKAIVFAEDLPEEEQALHLGYGAGLFNLGNTCYMNSTIQCLHSVPELKSALIKYSHSGRSNDVDQTSHMLTITTRDLFSELDKSVKAVAPMQFWMVLRKKYPQFGQQHNGTFMQQDAEECWSQLLYTLSQSLRSSGSSESPDSVKALFGIELVSRVHCIESGEESSEAESVYSLKCHISHEVNHLHEGLKHGLKSELEKNSPSLGRSAMYVKESLINGLPRYLTIQFVRFFWKRESNQKAKILRKVDYPLQLDIFDLCSDDLRKTLETPRQRLRDEEGKKLGLKPSEKSSDSKDKDIKMSDVEGSSNRSGESSNPTSEEGAMTGIYDLVAVLTHKGRSADSGHYVAWVKQESGKWIQYDDDNPYPQKEEDITKLSGGGDWHMAYICLYKARTIRM